Below is a genomic region from Delftia tsuruhatensis.
CTGGCTGGCCCGCGCGCTGCCAGTCGCGGCGCGCGCGGCCGCCATTCCAGGCCTGGGTGGAAAAGCCCAGGATGTCCACGGGCACGCCGGCCATGGACAGGGCACGGCCCAGCAGGTCCACGAGCAGGGACAGCGGGCGGGCATGCGCCTTCATCGAGCCCGAGCAGTCCAGCAGGATGGCCACGGCCGCATCGCTCGCGGGGCGCGGCAACTCATCCCTGAAGATGGTGCGCTGCTGCGGGTCGCTGATCACTTGCGCCAGGCGGGCGCCATCCAGGTGTCCATCCTCCAGCCCGAACTGCCAGCCATCGTGGCGCGGCACGGCCAGGCGCTGCTGAAGCTGGCGCGCCAGCCGGCCCGCGTGCAGGCCGCTGCGCGCCAGCTCCTCGTCCATCTGCGCGCGGAACTCGGCCAGTTGCGCCGCGCGGATCAGCTCGACTGCATGGGCCTCGCGGTCATGGGCACGTGTGAACACGCGGTAGCTGTGCGCCGAACCCGCCCAGGCACGGCTGTCCCCGCTCAGCGCCACGGGGGGCGCGTCCAGGCCTTGGGATTCGAAGTGCAGCGGCAGCGCGAAGCTGCTACGCCGGCGTGGCCCGCCGGCGCCGCGTGGCGCCTCCTGCTGCGCCGCGCGCACGGACTCGCCCACCCAGCGGCTGACCGTCAGCGCCGGTGCGATGAAGGCCTGCTGGTCATGCCGGTGGCGGCGCAGCAGGGCCCATTGCGGCCCCAGCGGTCCCGAGAGGGCGGCGCGCGTGGCTTCTGCCAGGTCGGACAGGGCTTCGGGCGGCGCATGTCCGCTCAGGCGGCTCCAGGCGGTCAGCGCCACGGTAAAAAGCAGGATGCCCAGGCTGCTTTCGGTCAGCCCCGAATCGGCAAAGGCCTGGCTCCAGTGCACAAAGCGCGCATGCAGGTTGGCGCGTGCGCCCGGCCATTCTTCAGGCGCCAGGCTTTCCACGCGCAGCTGCTCCAGCAGCTCGAACACCAGCCGCTCCACGGGATCGCCGGGCAGGTGGCGCGCGTGCAGGCCGGCATCACTCAGGCGCAGCCGAAGGCCGGCGCCGTCCAGCAGGCCACGCTGGTCGGCCAGCCCTGCGGGCACATCGGACTGGTGGGCCGCTGCCAGGACCACGGGCATGGTGCCCCGGTACAGCGTCTGCCCGCTCCACTGCAACGAGGCATCGCCCGCCATGGCGCGCAGCAGCGGCCCTCCCCAGGCCTGCGCCGCGTCAGCCGGCATGGACAGGCTCGCCCTGCTGCGCCAGCTCCTGCCCGAAGCAGCGCTGGAAATACTCGGCCACGATGGTGCGCTCGGCCGGCTCGCACTTGTTGAGGAAGGACAGCGCGAAGGCCAGCCGCAGGTCGTGGAAGATCTGCGCGTTCTCGGCCCAGGTGATGACGGTGCGCGGGGACATCAGCAGCGACAGATCGCCCACCGCGAAGCCCTTGCGCGTGAGCGCGGCCAGCGCCACCATGGCGGCCACCTGCGCGCGGCCCTGGGGCGTATTGAGGCCGGGCACGCGCGCCAGCACGATGGCGGCCTCCTCGGACGGCGCCAGGTAGTCGAGGCTGGTGACCAGGTTCCAGCGATCGAGCTGGGCATGGTTGAGCAGTTGCGTGCCATGGTAGAGGCCGCTGAGGTTGCCCTGCCCTAGCGTGTTCATGGTGGCGAACAGCCGGAACTGCGCATGCGGCTGGAGCACGCGCTTCTGGTCCAGCAGCGTGAAGCTGCCCTCGCGCTCCAGCACGCGCTGGATCACGAACATCACATCGGGCCGGCCCGCGTCGTACTCATCGAAGACCAGGGCCACGGGCCGCTGCAATGCCCAGGGCAGGATGCCTTCCTGGAACTGCGTGACCTGCTTTCCATCCTGCAGCACGATGGCATCCTTGCCCACCAGGTCCAGCCGGCTGATGTGGCCGTCGAGGTTGACGCGCACACAGGGCCAGTTCAGCCGCGCCGCCACCTGCTCGATGTGCGTGGACTTTCCCGTGCCGTGCAGGCCCTGGATGACCACGCGCCGGTTGTGCGCAAAGCCCGCGAGGATGGCCAGCGTGGCCTGCGGATTGAAGCGGTAGGCCGGGTCCACGGCAGGCACATGCTCGCTGCGCTCGGCAAAGGCCGGCACCTGCATGTCGGTGTCCAGGCCGAAAGTCTCGCGCACGGCCAGCGTGCGCGTGGGATGCATCAGGGTCAGCTCAGTCATCGTCGGGGGCTCCCGGGGGAACTTCGTCGTTGATGCGCGCAATCGCCTCGGCGGCCGCGCGCAGGTGGGGAAGAAAGGACAGCGCCCGCTCACGCGTGAAACGCATGATGGGCGCCTGCACGGCCAGGCCCATGTTGGAGGCGCCGCCTTGCGAGGGCACGAGCACGCCCAGGCACAGCAGGCCGGGCAGGAACTCCTCGTTGTCGAAGGCATGGCCCTGGCTGCGCACCTGGTCCAGCTCGGC
It encodes:
- a CDS encoding cobaltochelatase CobT-related protein; the protein is MPADAAQAWGGPLLRAMAGDASLQWSGQTLYRGTMPVVLAAAHQSDVPAGLADQRGLLDGAGLRLRLSDAGLHARHLPGDPVERLVFELLEQLRVESLAPEEWPGARANLHARFVHWSQAFADSGLTESSLGILLFTVALTAWSRLSGHAPPEALSDLAEATRAALSGPLGPQWALLRRHRHDQQAFIAPALTVSRWVGESVRAAQQEAPRGAGGPRRRSSFALPLHFESQGLDAPPVALSGDSRAWAGSAHSYRVFTRAHDREAHAVELIRAAQLAEFRAQMDEELARSGLHAGRLARQLQQRLAVPRHDGWQFGLEDGHLDGARLAQVISDPQQRTIFRDELPRPASDAAVAILLDCSGSMKAHARPLSLLVDLLGRALSMAGVPVDILGFSTQAWNGGRARRDWQRAGQPAIPGRLNERLHIVFKDAARPWRHARHGIAALRRPDIFREGVDGEAVEWACERLLARPARRRILLVVSDGCPMDTATHQANDEHYLDQHLRQVVARHERAGDVQIRALGVGLDLGVFYRQRLAVELPEQIDEALLMAVAELVCRP
- a CDS encoding AAA family ATPase, with translation MTELTLMHPTRTLAVRETFGLDTDMQVPAFAERSEHVPAVDPAYRFNPQATLAILAGFAHNRRVVIQGLHGTGKSTHIEQVAARLNWPCVRVNLDGHISRLDLVGKDAIVLQDGKQVTQFQEGILPWALQRPVALVFDEYDAGRPDVMFVIQRVLEREGSFTLLDQKRVLQPHAQFRLFATMNTLGQGNLSGLYHGTQLLNHAQLDRWNLVTSLDYLAPSEEAAIVLARVPGLNTPQGRAQVAAMVALAALTRKGFAVGDLSLLMSPRTVITWAENAQIFHDLRLAFALSFLNKCEPAERTIVAEYFQRCFGQELAQQGEPVHAG